Within Gemmatimonadaceae bacterium, the genomic segment ATTCATCCCGGAGCAGCTGCAGAGCGTCGTGTTCCTTCAGGGTCGCGCCGACGGGGCCGAGCACAGGTTGTTCGTGGATCAGGTGCATGTTGGCGACGAGCCGAAGACACTCGCGGCGTCCGCCCCCGTGCGCGTGACGGCGAAGAGATATGAGCGCCACGTCGTCGTGGAATGGGACGCCGGACGCTCCGAGCCCGCGGCACACTACGTCATCTACCGGTCGCAGGATGGCGGCGCGTACCGCCCCATCGGGATTCAGGTGCCGGGCGTCCATCGCTTCGTCGATTGGCTGGGACGCACGGGAGCGACCGCACGTTATCGCGTCGCCGCAGCCGACTGGAGCAACCGCGAATCCGCGCCGTCGGCGCCCGCGACTGCGTCCACGCGCGCGATGAGCGACGACGAGCTCCTCACGATGCTTCAGGAAGCCGCCTTTCATTACTACTGGGAAGGCGCCGATTCGAGCTCCGGCATGGCGCACGAGAACATGCCTGGCGACGACCGCATCGTCGCAACGGGAGCGAGCGGATTCGGGATCATGGCGCTGCTCGCCGGCGTCGACCGCGGCTTCATCACGCGGGCGCAGGGTCTCGAGCGTCTCACGAAGATCGTGAACTTCCTTGGGGCAGCCGACCGGTACCACGGCGAGTGGTCGCACTACATGAACGGCGCGACCGGTCACACGATGGCCGTCTTCGGCATGCTCCATCAACGCATCACTCGCCTATGGGAATCCGTCGAGTGGGACTGGTACCGCGACGCGACGCAGCAGCAGGGGGGGCCTTCATCTACTGGCACTGGTCGCCGAAGTGGGGATTCCAGATCACCCGCTGATCGGCTTCAACGAAGTGCATGTCGTCTACCTGCTGGCCATCGCGTCGCCGACGCACGGCGTCCCCGCGAGCACGTACTACTCGGGGTGGGCGAGCCAGGCGGTTTATTGATCCGTATGGGGACACGGCCTTTAACCAAGCTCAGATTCCCGTGTTGCTGGAGGAACTGAAGGCGCTGCGCATTCGCGAGCCGGATCCTGAAGTGGCCTCGGTTCTCAACGAAGTGTCCGTATTCGTCGAACGTGCGGTCGATCAGATCCACACGTACGTTCGATTCGTTGGCGACTGACCTTCTCTTGGCTGCTGGCTAACGAACGCTGAAGCGGACAAAGGGTTTATTGAATTGTGAAGCATGGCTTCACTCTTATGTGCCCCTTTGCGGCTTAGCTGGGGCGTTATATGGCCATAGAGATCACGACCAGCCGACTCGGCTTGCGACTTCGATCGCATCCGGGCACCTTTCGAGCATGGCTGATCAGCCCAACATCAAACCCGACGCCCGATTGCTCGTCGAGAGCCTCCCCGAGTCAGCGACCTGGGATGATCTGGCGTACGAGGTCTACGTCCGCCAGGCGATCGAGATGGGCCTCGCCGATACAGACGCCGGGCGAACCGTTGGCCACGACGAAGCGATGGTCCGCATTCGCAGTCGGATTCGCCGCGCGTCGTGAGCCTCGAGCTCCGCTGGACGGAGCACGCCGTCAATCAACTTGGCGCCATTGCTGAATACATCGGCCTCGCATCGCCCGTCTACGCTGAGCAGGTCGTCGAGCGAATCGTGGTCCGCCTGCGCCAAGCACAAGAGTTTCCCGAGTCCGGACCGCGCGTGCCCGAGGCCCCGAACGTTGAGCTCCGCGAGCTGATCGAATCGCCCTATCGCGTCATCTATCGCGCGACATCCTCCGCCATCGTGGTCATCGCGATCGTGCACGGGCGTCAAGATTTGCTCCGGCACCTGTAGGGCCAATATCTCGGCGCGGCCACATAACGATCGCTGAACCCGACGAGCGACTATGGATTGCTCGCTTCGCTCGCTTTTCTTTGACTCGCTCGCAGCTTAGCTCGGGCGTTAGGCGGCCACAGGGTTTCTGGAGCGCCACTGCATGAGGGCTTAGTCAACTTTGAGAGTCTTCCGGCGCCTCATCATTCCGATCGCCACCACCGTTTGAGCTGTCATCACCAGTCCTGATGATGCCGTCCGCCAACGAGCTGTGCCGCGCTGGCGAACTGGTGCCCGGCACCGGCTATGGGTCGACAGCGCTCCTCGGTCTCTTCCTGGGGGCTCTCGCCGGGTACATTATCCGCACCGTACTTGATTACTCGATCTGTCGGCACCAGAGGATGACGATCGCGACCGGGCAGCCTAACGTCGGTTGCTGCTGCCGAGCGCGCGCGAAGCATTGCGGTTGAGCGCATGGAGAGCTCATGCTAAAGCGCGCAGGTTACTTGCATGGCGAGCCGACCGCTTGCAGGCCCTTGTTGAGTTAGAACACACAGGGCATCTGAACCAGCTGCTTCACCTTGCGCCGGCCGACTTCGCCGGGACGGACGGATCGCCACGAAGAACAGCTACGGGTCCGATCCGCATCCGCCGAAGGACGCGAGTTAGGCGGTCGCTGGGTTGGCGGTCGGCGCCGTCGTGAGGCGGCGCCGGCATTTCTTTGTGAGAGGGTTGACCAGAACA encodes:
- a CDS encoding type II toxin-antitoxin system RelE/ParE family toxin; translation: MSLELRWTEHAVNQLGAIAEYIGLASPVYAEQVVERIVVRLRQAQEFPESGPRVPEAPNVELRELIESPYRVIYRATSSAIVVIAIVHGRQDLLRHL